In Jejubacter calystegiae, the following are encoded in one genomic region:
- a CDS encoding sugar phosphatase, protein MECQGFLFDLDGTLVDSLPVVERAWCRWADRFGINHEEVLSFIHGKQAITSLRHFMAGRDEADIQREFYALEKIEAEDTDGVIALPGALALLEQLNAAGVPWAIVTSGSLPVASARIRAAGLPEPKVLVTAEQVAKGKPQPDAYLLGAQRLALQPEACAVVEDAPAGIEAGLAAGCRVIAVNAPQGTPRLDEVDFAIARLDALRILPEPGGLTQVETH, encoded by the coding sequence GTGGAGTGTCAGGGATTCCTGTTCGATCTTGATGGTACGCTGGTGGATTCACTGCCGGTGGTGGAGCGGGCATGGTGCCGCTGGGCCGATCGTTTCGGCATCAACCATGAAGAGGTGCTGAGCTTTATTCACGGTAAGCAGGCGATAACCTCGCTGCGCCATTTTATGGCCGGGCGTGATGAGGCGGACATTCAACGCGAATTCTACGCGCTGGAGAAAATCGAAGCGGAAGATACTGACGGTGTCATCGCGTTGCCCGGGGCACTGGCTCTGCTTGAACAGTTAAACGCGGCGGGTGTGCCCTGGGCTATCGTGACCTCCGGCTCGCTGCCGGTGGCATCGGCCAGGATCCGGGCGGCGGGGCTGCCGGAGCCGAAGGTTCTGGTGACCGCTGAGCAGGTGGCGAAGGGGAAACCGCAGCCGGATGCCTACCTGCTGGGCGCCCAACGTCTGGCGCTGCAACCGGAAGCCTGCGCGGTGGTGGAAGATGCCCCTGCGGGGATCGAAGCCGGTCTGGCGGCGGGCTGCCGGGTGATTGCGGTTAATGCGCCTCAGGGGACGCCGCGCCTCGACGAGGTGGACTTCGCTATCGCGCGCCTGGATGCGCTGCGGATACTGCCTGAGCCCGGCGGTTTAACGCAGGTGGAAACGCACTGA
- a CDS encoding YfbU family protein: protein MEMTNAQRLILSNQYKMMTLLDPDNAERYRRLQTIVERGYGLQMRELDREFGQLTEETCREIIDVMEMYHALHVSWSNLKDNQEIDERRVTFLGFDAATEARFLGYVRFMVNVEGRYAHFDAGSHGFNSQTPMWDKYQRMLKVWHGCPRQYHLSANEISQIINA, encoded by the coding sequence ATGGAAATGACCAACGCCCAGCGTCTGATTCTTTCGAACCAGTACAAAATGATGACCCTGCTCGATCCGGACAACGCCGAGCGTTATCGTCGCCTGCAGACCATCGTGGAGCGTGGCTACGGGCTGCAGATGCGCGAGCTGGATCGCGAATTTGGTCAGCTCACAGAAGAGACCTGCCGCGAAATCATCGATGTGATGGAGATGTACCACGCTCTGCACGTCTCCTGGAGCAACCTTAAGGATAACCAGGAGATCGACGAACGTCGGGTCACCTTCCTGGGTTTTGATGCCGCGACCGAAGCGCGTTTCCTGGGCTATGTGCGCTTCATGGTGAATGTGGAAGGGCGCTACGCCCACTTCGATGCTGGCAGCCACGGCTTTAACTCGCAGACGCCAATGTGGGATAAATACCAGCGTATGCTGAAGGTCTGGCACGGTTGTCCGCGTCAGTATCACCTCAGCGCCAATGAAATTAGCCAGATTATTAACGCCTGA
- the yfbV gene encoding terminus macrodomain insulation protein YfbV translates to MSSSPNRPVSGFSLFRRGQQYAGTWPMEKRLAPVFVENRVIRATRFAIRFMPPIAIFTLCWQIALGGQIGPTVATALFALSLPLQGLWWLGKRSVTPLPPSVLQWFYEVRERLEEAGQSMTPVQGKPDYQALAETLKRAFRQLDKTFLDDL, encoded by the coding sequence ATGTCATCTTCCCCGAATCGCCCGGTGAGCGGGTTTAGCCTGTTTCGTCGGGGTCAGCAGTACGCCGGGACGTGGCCAATGGAAAAACGTCTTGCCCCCGTCTTTGTTGAAAACCGCGTGATTCGCGCTACCCGTTTCGCCATCCGCTTTATGCCGCCGATCGCCATCTTTACGCTGTGCTGGCAGATAGCCCTGGGGGGTCAGATCGGCCCGACTGTCGCAACCGCGCTATTTGCGCTGAGTCTGCCGCTACAGGGGCTGTGGTGGTTGGGTAAGCGTTCGGTGACGCCGCTGCCGCCGTCAGTCCTTCAGTGGTTCTATGAGGTTCGGGAACGTCTGGAAGAAGCCGGGCAGTCAATGACGCCGGTACAGGGCAAGCCTGACTACCAGGCGCTGGCGGAAACCCTTAAACGCGCGTTTCGCCAGTTGGATAAAACTTTTCTTGATGATTTGTAA
- the ackA gene encoding acetate kinase — protein sequence MSSKLVLVLNCGSSSLKFAIIDAANGEEHISGLAECFHLPEARIKWKMDGNKEEAALGAGAAHSEALNFIVNNILAQKPELSAQLTAIGHRIVHGGEKYTRSVVIDDSVIQGIKDSASFAPLHNPAHLIGIAEALKSFPQLKDKNVAVFDTAFHQTMPEESYLYALPYSLYKEHGIRRYGAHGTSHFYVTQEAAKVLNKPVEELNIITCHLGNGGSVSAIRNGKCVDTSMGLTPLEGLVMGTRSGDIDPAIVFHLHDTLGMSVDQINKLLTKESGLLGLTEVTSDCRYVEDNYDTKEDAKRAMDVYCHRLAKYIGSYTALMDGRLDAVIFTGGIGENAAMVRELSLGKLGVLGFEVDHERNLAARFGKSGFINKEGTRPAIVIPTNEELVIAQDASRLTA from the coding sequence ATGTCGAGTAAGTTAGTACTGGTTCTGAACTGCGGTAGCTCCTCACTGAAATTCGCCATCATTGATGCCGCTAACGGCGAAGAGCATATCTCTGGCCTGGCCGAGTGTTTCCACCTGCCGGAAGCCCGCATCAAATGGAAAATGGACGGAAATAAAGAAGAAGCCGCGCTGGGCGCAGGTGCTGCCCATAGCGAAGCGCTGAACTTTATTGTTAATAACATTCTGGCGCAGAAGCCGGAGTTATCCGCCCAACTGACCGCTATCGGCCACCGTATCGTGCACGGCGGTGAGAAATACACCCGCTCCGTTGTCATTGATGACAGCGTTATCCAGGGCATCAAAGACTCCGCATCTTTTGCACCGCTGCACAACCCGGCTCACCTGATCGGCATCGCAGAAGCGCTGAAATCCTTCCCGCAGTTGAAGGACAAAAACGTGGCCGTATTCGACACCGCGTTCCATCAGACCATGCCGGAAGAGTCTTACCTCTATGCCCTGCCATACAGCTTGTATAAAGAGCACGGCATTCGTCGCTATGGCGCTCACGGCACCAGCCACTTCTATGTCACCCAGGAAGCCGCCAAAGTGCTGAACAAGCCGGTGGAAGAGCTGAACATCATTACCTGCCACCTGGGCAACGGCGGTTCCGTTTCTGCGATTCGCAACGGCAAATGCGTTGACACCTCCATGGGTCTGACCCCGCTGGAAGGTCTGGTTATGGGCACCCGCTCCGGTGATATCGACCCGGCTATCGTCTTCCATCTGCACGATACCCTGGGTATGAGTGTGGATCAGATCAACAAGCTGCTGACCAAAGAGTCCGGCCTGCTGGGTCTGACCGAAGTGACCAGCGACTGCCGCTACGTTGAAGATAACTACGACACCAAAGAAGATGCGAAGCGCGCGATGGACGTTTACTGCCACCGTCTGGCGAAGTACATCGGTTCCTACACCGCGCTGATGGATGGTCGTCTGGACGCGGTCATCTTCACCGGCGGCATCGGCGAAAACGCAGCGATGGTACGTGAACTCTCCCTGGGCAAACTGGGCGTACTGGGCTTCGAAGTCGATCACGAGCGCAACCTGGCTGCCCGCTTCGGCAAGTCTGGCTTCATCAATAAAGAAGGCACTCGTCCGGCCATCGTCATTCCGACCAACGAAGAACTGGTCATCGCGCAGGACGCCAGCCGTCTGACCGCCTGA
- the pta gene encoding phosphate acetyltransferase, which produces MSRIIMLIPTGTSVGLTSVSLGVIRAMERKGVRLSVFKPIAQPRSGGDAPDQTTTIIRANSDLPAAEPLRMSHVESLLSSNQKDVLMEEIIANYHANTKDAEVVLVEGLVPTRKHQFAQSLNYEIAKTLNAEIVFVTAPGTDSPEQIKERLELTRSSFGGAKNSNITGVIVNKLNAPVDEQGRTRPDLSEIFDDSTKAQVIHIEPKKLQETSPLPVLGAVPWSFDLIATRAIDMARHLNADIINEGDINTRRVKSVTFCARSIPHMLEHFRPGSLLVTSADRPDVLVAACLAAMNGVEIGALLLTGGYQMDERIAKLCERAFSTGLPVFMVSTNTWQTSLSLQSFNLEVPADDHERIEKVQEYVASHISQEWIDSLTATSERSRRLSPPAFRYQLTELARKAGKRVVLPEGDEPRTVKAASICAQRGIATCVLLGNPDEVNRVAASQGVELGAGIEIVDPNVVRESYVARLVELRKNKGMTEAVAREQLEDNVVLGTLMLEQDEVDGLVSGAVHTTANTIRPPLQLIKTAPGSSLVSSVFFMLLPEQVYVYGDCAINPDPTAEQLAEIAIQSADSATAFGIEPRVAMLSYSTGTSGAGSDVEKVREATRLAQEKRPDLMIDGPLQYDAAVMADVAKSKAPNSPVAGRATVFIFPDLNTGNTTYKAVQRSADLISIGPMLQGMRKPVNDLSRGALVDDIVYTIALTAIQSTQQ; this is translated from the coding sequence GTGTCCCGTATCATCATGCTTATTCCAACCGGAACCAGTGTCGGCCTGACCAGCGTCAGCCTCGGCGTGATCCGCGCAATGGAACGTAAAGGCGTTCGTCTGAGCGTCTTCAAACCCATCGCCCAGCCGCGCAGCGGCGGCGATGCGCCTGACCAGACGACCACCATCATCCGCGCTAACTCCGACCTGCCGGCCGCCGAGCCGCTGCGCATGAGCCACGTCGAGTCGCTGTTGTCCAGCAACCAGAAAGACGTGCTGATGGAAGAGATTATCGCCAACTACCACGCCAATACCAAAGATGCGGAAGTGGTGCTGGTCGAAGGCCTGGTGCCGACCCGTAAACACCAGTTCGCCCAGTCGCTGAACTACGAGATAGCCAAAACGCTGAACGCGGAAATCGTCTTCGTGACGGCACCCGGCACCGACAGCCCGGAGCAGATCAAAGAGCGTCTGGAACTGACTCGCAGCAGCTTCGGCGGCGCGAAGAACAGCAACATCACCGGCGTTATCGTCAATAAGCTAAACGCGCCGGTTGACGAGCAGGGCCGTACCCGTCCGGATCTCTCCGAGATCTTCGACGACTCCACCAAGGCCCAGGTCATCCACATCGAGCCAAAAAAACTGCAGGAAACCAGCCCGCTGCCGGTGCTGGGCGCCGTGCCGTGGAGCTTCGATCTGATAGCCACCCGCGCCATCGATATGGCTCGTCACCTGAATGCCGACATCATTAACGAAGGCGACATCAACACCCGTCGCGTGAAGTCTGTGACCTTCTGCGCCCGCAGCATTCCCCATATGCTGGAGCACTTCCGCCCGGGATCTCTGCTGGTAACTTCTGCCGATCGCCCTGACGTACTGGTCGCTGCCTGCCTCGCCGCCATGAACGGTGTTGAGATCGGCGCCCTGCTGCTGACCGGCGGTTATCAGATGGACGAGCGCATCGCCAAACTGTGCGAACGCGCCTTCAGCACCGGCCTGCCGGTCTTTATGGTCAGCACCAATACCTGGCAGACCTCGCTGAGCCTGCAGAGCTTCAACCTCGAAGTTCCGGCCGATGACCACGAGCGTATCGAGAAGGTTCAGGAATATGTGGCCAGCCACATCAGTCAGGAGTGGATCGACTCTCTGACCGCCACTTCCGAGCGCAGCCGTCGCCTCTCTCCGCCCGCCTTCCGCTACCAGCTCACCGAGCTGGCGCGCAAAGCAGGCAAGCGCGTGGTGCTGCCGGAAGGCGACGAACCGCGTACCGTCAAAGCGGCTTCTATCTGCGCACAGCGCGGTATCGCGACCTGTGTGCTGTTGGGCAACCCGGACGAAGTAAACCGCGTTGCGGCTTCTCAGGGCGTTGAACTGGGTGCCGGTATCGAAATCGTCGATCCGAACGTGGTACGTGAAAGCTACGTTGCCCGCCTGGTGGAGCTGCGTAAGAACAAAGGCATGACCGAAGCCGTTGCTCGCGAACAGCTGGAAGACAACGTCGTGCTGGGCACGCTGATGCTGGAGCAGGACGAAGTCGACGGCCTGGTTTCTGGCGCTGTTCACACCACTGCCAACACCATCCGTCCGCCGCTGCAGCTGATCAAAACCGCGCCGGGCAGCTCGCTGGTCTCTTCCGTGTTCTTTATGCTGCTGCCGGAACAGGTTTACGTCTATGGCGACTGCGCCATCAACCCGGATCCGACCGCCGAACAGCTGGCTGAAATCGCTATTCAATCTGCTGATTCCGCCACTGCCTTCGGTATTGAGCCGCGTGTCGCGATGCTCTCCTACTCCACCGGTACCTCCGGCGCAGGTAGCGATGTAGAGAAAGTGCGTGAAGCCACCCGTCTGGCCCAGGAAAAACGCCCGGATCTGATGATCGACGGCCCGCTTCAGTATGACGCCGCCGTAATGGCCGACGTAGCTAAATCTAAAGCACCGAACTCTCCGGTTGCTGGTCGCGCTACCGTCTTCATCTTCCCGGATCTGAACACCGGTAACACCACTTACAAAGCCGTACAGCGTTCCGCTGATCTGATCTCCATCGGACCGATGCTGCAGGGTATGCGTAAGCCGGTGAATGACCTGTCCCGCGGCGCGCTGGTTGACGATATCGTCTACACCATCGCACTAACCGCAATTCAGTCCACCCAGCAGTAA
- a CDS encoding transketolase family protein: MIKVAAPGGKDSVEMRSVYAQFVTEQIAAQSGIIALEADLMSSMAMDSVQRDHPRHVINCGIMEANAVGVAAGLALTGRRPFFHTFTAFASRRCFDQLFMALDYQGNNVKVIASDAGVTACHNGGTHMSFEDMGIVRGLAHAVVMEATDAVMLRGLLEQLIDMEGFCWLRTIRKQAATVYQPGSRFTIGKGNLLRDGQDVTLIANGIMVGEARQAAHILEQQGISAAVIDMFTLKPIDRQLIVRYARQTGRIVTCENHSIHNGLGSAVAEVLGESCPTPMRRVGVNGRYGQVGTQAFLQQEYGLTAGDIVAAAHELL; this comes from the coding sequence ATGATTAAGGTTGCCGCCCCGGGCGGAAAAGATAGCGTGGAGATGCGCAGCGTCTATGCGCAGTTTGTCACGGAGCAGATTGCGGCCCAAAGCGGCATTATCGCGTTGGAGGCGGATCTGATGAGTTCAATGGCGATGGACAGCGTGCAGCGTGACCATCCCAGGCACGTAATTAACTGCGGTATTATGGAGGCCAATGCCGTTGGTGTGGCGGCAGGTCTGGCCCTGACCGGACGGCGCCCCTTTTTTCACACCTTTACCGCCTTTGCCAGCCGTCGCTGCTTCGACCAGCTATTTATGGCGCTGGATTACCAGGGTAACAATGTGAAGGTGATAGCTTCCGATGCCGGGGTGACGGCCTGTCATAACGGCGGGACCCATATGTCGTTTGAGGATATGGGGATTGTGCGCGGTCTGGCGCATGCCGTGGTGATGGAGGCTACCGATGCGGTTATGCTGCGCGGGCTCCTGGAACAATTGATCGATATGGAGGGATTCTGCTGGCTGCGCACTATTCGCAAACAGGCCGCCACCGTCTATCAGCCCGGCAGTCGGTTTACTATCGGCAAAGGTAACCTGCTGCGCGACGGCCAGGATGTGACGCTTATTGCCAACGGTATTATGGTGGGTGAAGCGCGCCAGGCGGCACACATACTGGAACAGCAGGGGATAAGCGCCGCAGTTATCGATATGTTCACCCTTAAGCCTATCGATCGACAGCTGATTGTCAGATATGCACGTCAGACGGGGCGCATCGTAACCTGCGAGAATCACAGCATCCATAATGGCCTGGGCTCCGCCGTTGCCGAAGTGCTGGGAGAGTCCTGCCCGACGCCGATGCGGCGCGTTGGGGTTAATGGGCGCTATGGTCAGGTGGGCACCCAGGCGTTTCTTCAGCAGGAGTATGGCCTTACCGCCGGGGATATCGTTGCGGCGGCGCACGAGCTGTTGTAA
- a CDS encoding transketolase: protein MTSVSELTRLARAIRIETLKMLNHLGFGHYGGSMSVVETLAVLYGDVMRIDPSKADWPERDYFVLSKGHAGPALYSTLALGGFFPMEALATLNQNGTCLPSHPDRLKTPGVDATTGSLGQGISIAAGIALSHKLASRPNRVFCIVGDGELNEGQCWEAFQFIAHHRLNNLLIFVDWNKQQLDGTLDEIIQPFDLAEKFRAFGFDVLTIKGDDIAALHQAAKPARGEEQRPLLVILDSHKGQGVPCLEALSNSHHLRPNEKMRAALEQAVRELEAIHD from the coding sequence ATGACGTCGGTAAGTGAACTGACGCGCCTGGCGCGCGCTATCCGTATTGAAACATTGAAGATGCTGAATCATCTGGGGTTTGGTCATTATGGCGGCAGCATGTCAGTGGTAGAGACCCTGGCGGTACTTTACGGCGATGTGATGCGAATTGATCCCTCAAAAGCAGACTGGCCGGAGCGCGACTATTTCGTGCTATCTAAAGGTCATGCGGGCCCGGCGCTATATAGCACTCTGGCGCTCGGGGGATTTTTTCCCATGGAGGCGCTGGCGACCCTGAATCAGAACGGTACCTGTTTGCCGAGCCACCCCGATAGGCTGAAAACCCCGGGGGTGGACGCCACTACCGGTTCGTTGGGGCAGGGGATCTCTATCGCGGCAGGGATTGCGCTTTCCCACAAGCTGGCCAGCCGCCCGAACCGGGTATTCTGTATTGTCGGTGACGGTGAGTTAAATGAGGGGCAGTGCTGGGAGGCATTCCAGTTTATCGCCCATCACCGCCTGAATAATTTACTGATCTTCGTAGACTGGAATAAGCAGCAACTGGACGGCACCCTGGATGAAATTATCCAGCCTTTCGATCTGGCCGAAAAGTTTCGCGCTTTCGGTTTTGATGTGCTGACCATCAAGGGGGACGATATTGCGGCACTGCATCAGGCGGCGAAGCCCGCGCGCGGCGAGGAGCAACGGCCATTGCTGGTGATTCTGGACAGTCATAAAGGGCAGGGGGTGCCCTGTCTGGAGGCGTTGAGTAATTCACACCATTTGCGGCCCAATGAGAAAATGCGGGCAGCGCTGGAACAGGCGGTCAGAGAACTGGAGGCTATCCATGATTAA
- a CDS encoding PTS ascorbate transporter subunit IIC, which produces MLSFIVDILKVPAILVGIIALTGLLAQKKGFSDVVKGTIKTILGFVVLGGGATVLVSSLNPLGGIFEHAFNIQGIIPNNEAIVSIALEKYGAATALIMAFGMVANIVVARFTRLKFIFLTGHHTFYMACMISVILTVAGFKGGALVFTGSLLLGLVMAFFPALAQRYMRRITGNDDIAFGHFGTLGYVLAGWLGGLCGRGSRSTEEMNLPKNLSFLRDSSISISLTMIVIYMILAVCAGRDYVEGELSVGQNFLVYAIIQAITFAAGVFIILQGVRLILAEIVPAFTGFSEKLVPNARPALDCPVVYPYAPNAVLIGFLFSFLGGLVGLFLLGQLKLVLILPGVVPHFFTGATAGVFGNATGGRRGAMLGAFANGLLITFLPVLLLPVLGALGFANTTFSDADFGVVGIVLGNLARWLSPVQITGVVVAVFALLVIAGVLMRNKPVRRHDGEEKGGVKS; this is translated from the coding sequence ATGCTGAGTTTCATCGTCGATATATTAAAAGTTCCTGCTATTCTGGTGGGAATTATTGCCCTGACTGGATTGCTGGCGCAGAAAAAAGGATTTTCTGATGTGGTGAAAGGCACCATCAAAACGATTCTGGGTTTTGTCGTGTTGGGCGGTGGTGCTACCGTGCTGGTCAGTTCGCTTAATCCTCTGGGGGGAATCTTTGAACATGCGTTTAATATTCAAGGGATTATTCCTAATAATGAGGCGATAGTCTCTATCGCGCTGGAAAAATATGGCGCGGCAACGGCGCTGATCATGGCATTTGGGATGGTGGCGAATATTGTGGTAGCGCGCTTTACCCGGCTGAAATTTATTTTTCTGACCGGCCATCACACCTTTTATATGGCCTGCATGATTAGCGTGATTCTGACGGTGGCGGGGTTTAAAGGGGGAGCTCTGGTCTTTACCGGTTCGCTACTGTTAGGGCTGGTGATGGCCTTCTTTCCGGCGCTGGCCCAGCGCTATATGCGGCGTATTACCGGCAATGATGATATCGCCTTTGGTCATTTCGGAACCCTGGGCTATGTACTGGCGGGCTGGCTCGGGGGCCTGTGCGGTCGGGGATCGCGCTCGACCGAAGAGATGAACCTGCCAAAGAACCTGAGCTTCCTGCGCGATAGCTCTATCTCTATCTCGCTGACGATGATCGTTATCTACATGATTCTGGCAGTATGCGCCGGACGCGACTACGTCGAAGGAGAACTTAGCGTCGGTCAAAACTTTCTGGTCTACGCCATTATTCAGGCTATCACCTTTGCTGCCGGAGTATTCATCATCCTTCAGGGGGTGCGGCTGATCCTGGCGGAAATTGTTCCGGCCTTTACCGGATTTTCAGAGAAGCTGGTACCCAATGCCCGACCGGCGCTGGACTGCCCGGTGGTCTATCCCTATGCCCCGAATGCGGTACTGATTGGTTTCCTGTTTAGTTTTCTTGGCGGGCTGGTGGGGCTATTCCTGTTGGGCCAGTTAAAACTGGTGCTGATCCTGCCCGGGGTGGTGCCACACTTTTTTACCGGCGCAACGGCCGGGGTGTTTGGCAATGCCACGGGGGGACGGCGCGGCGCGATGCTAGGGGCCTTTGCTAACGGCCTGCTGATTACCTTTTTGCCGGTACTGCTGCTGCCGGTGCTGGGGGCGCTGGGATTCGCCAATACCACCTTCTCTGATGCCGATTTTGGGGTTGTGGGGATCGTGCTGGGCAATCTGGCACGCTGGCTGTCGCCGGTACAGATTACCGGTGTAGTGGTGGCTGTGTTCGCACTGCTGGTTATCGCAGGGGTATTGATGAGGAATAAGCCGGTTCGTCGTCACGATGGCGAAGAGAAAGGAGGGGTGAAATCATGA
- a CDS encoding PTS sugar transporter subunit IIB, with protein sequence MKIMAVCGSGLGSSFMVEMNIKKILKKMEIEADVEHADLASATIDAADLFVMAKDIAASASVPEEKLVVIDNIIDINELEIRLRAYFSQK encoded by the coding sequence ATGAAAATTATGGCGGTGTGTGGATCGGGGCTCGGCAGTAGTTTTATGGTCGAGATGAATATCAAAAAAATTCTTAAAAAAATGGAGATTGAAGCGGACGTGGAACATGCCGATCTGGCCTCTGCCACCATAGATGCGGCCGATCTTTTTGTGATGGCGAAAGATATTGCCGCCAGCGCCAGCGTTCCGGAAGAAAAATTGGTGGTTATCGATAACATTATCGATATTAATGAGCTGGAAATCCGGCTGCGTGCTTATTTTTCCCAAAAGTAA
- a CDS encoding PTS sugar transporter subunit IIA: MLSRWLNDATIQLATSMDDWQQALAYCARPLLDQGVITPGYLEAIQQQYRQLGPYFVLAPGLAMPHARPEQGALATGLALLKLEQGVTFGGVEQEPVDLIILLAAADRHSHIDALAALAELFSSETDLAALHAATRREEIMAIIARY; encoded by the coding sequence ATGCTGAGTCGCTGGCTGAACGACGCCACCATTCAACTGGCAACGTCAATGGACGACTGGCAGCAGGCACTGGCGTACTGCGCCCGGCCATTGCTGGATCAGGGGGTGATTACGCCGGGCTATCTGGAGGCTATCCAGCAGCAGTATCGCCAGCTGGGCCCGTATTTTGTGCTGGCGCCGGGACTGGCAATGCCCCATGCCCGACCGGAGCAGGGGGCTTTGGCCACAGGGCTGGCGTTATTAAAGCTGGAGCAGGGGGTGACCTTTGGCGGCGTGGAACAGGAGCCCGTGGATTTGATTATTTTGCTGGCAGCCGCCGATCGCCACAGCCATATTGACGCGCTTGCTGCGCTGGCCGAACTTTTTTCCAGTGAAACGGATTTAGCGGCACTTCATGCGGCCACCCGTCGGGAAGAAATAATGGCGATTATCGCCAGATATTAA
- a CDS encoding LacI family DNA-binding transcriptional regulator: MSITRKRRGTGKVTLADVAQQAGVGTMTVSRALRTPEQVSEKLREKIQAVVQELGYTPNLTASALASASSRTIAMIVPDLAESGCTEMFAGLQQVLQPAGYQIMLAESRHRLEREEKLLETLMASNLAAAILLSVEHSETVTNWLTQVEMPVLEIGATCDDPIDMNIGIDIVTAMFELTQMLIKRGYQNIGLLCARQEQWIFQQHLQGWYKAMMKYHLAPGRVINAATAPNFSTGAAQLPEFLLAWPELDALVCVSDELACGALWECQRRRIRVPDDLAIVGFGDSDASRVCQPALTTVAVPHYRIGEEAGRALLARLGGKEPEDGTPLLPTLRLRESC, translated from the coding sequence ATGTCGATAACCAGAAAGAGACGTGGCACTGGCAAAGTGACGCTCGCAGATGTGGCCCAGCAGGCAGGCGTGGGCACCATGACCGTTTCACGCGCGCTGCGTACACCGGAACAGGTTTCTGAAAAGCTGAGAGAGAAGATTCAGGCCGTGGTACAGGAATTAGGGTATACCCCTAATCTGACGGCAAGCGCCCTCGCCTCTGCCTCTTCGCGCACCATCGCCATGATTGTGCCCGACCTGGCCGAATCGGGGTGTACCGAGATGTTCGCCGGATTACAGCAGGTACTGCAACCGGCCGGCTACCAGATCATGCTGGCTGAATCGCGCCATCGCCTGGAGCGGGAAGAAAAATTGCTGGAAACGCTGATGGCCTCTAATCTTGCCGCTGCAATTCTGCTAAGCGTAGAGCATAGCGAAACGGTAACAAACTGGCTGACCCAAGTGGAAATGCCAGTGTTGGAGATCGGCGCGACCTGTGACGATCCCATTGATATGAATATCGGTATCGATATTGTCACTGCCATGTTCGAACTGACTCAAATGCTGATAAAGCGCGGCTATCAGAATATCGGGCTGCTGTGCGCCCGCCAGGAACAGTGGATTTTTCAGCAGCACCTGCAGGGCTGGTATAAGGCAATGATGAAATATCACCTCGCTCCCGGGCGCGTCATCAATGCCGCAACGGCCCCGAATTTCTCAACCGGTGCCGCCCAGCTACCGGAGTTTCTGTTAGCCTGGCCAGAGCTGGACGCCCTGGTATGTGTCTCTGATGAACTGGCCTGCGGAGCCCTCTGGGAATGTCAAAGACGGCGCATCCGGGTACCGGACGATCTGGCGATTGTCGGATTCGGAGACAGCGATGCCAGCCGGGTATGCCAGCCTGCGCTGACCACCGTAGCGGTACCGCATTATCGAATTGGGGAAGAAGCCGGACGCGCCTTGCTGGCGCGCCTTGGCGGGAAAGAGCCGGAAGACGGCACGCCGCTACTGCCAACGCTCCGTCTGCGGGAAAGCTGTTAA
- the yfcD gene encoding NUDIX hydrolase YfcD has translation MVEQSQTGTEWVDIVNEDNEVIAQSSREQMRAQCLRHRATYIVVHDGMGKILVQRRTETKDFLPGMLDATAGGVVMADEQMLDSAKREAEEELGIAGVPFAEHGQFYFEDENCRVWGGLFSCVSHGPFALQEEEVSEVCWMSPEEITARCDEFTPDSLKALALWMSRNAGNESRKERDDKPVKAEKEKSPEPASDQKPDSEQPAE, from the coding sequence ATGGTGGAGCAGAGTCAAACTGGCACGGAATGGGTTGACATTGTCAACGAAGATAATGAAGTGATCGCGCAGTCCAGCCGCGAGCAGATGCGGGCGCAGTGTTTGCGCCATCGCGCGACCTATATCGTGGTGCACGACGGTATGGGCAAAATTCTGGTGCAGCGCCGTACTGAAACCAAAGACTTCCTGCCCGGCATGCTGGACGCTACCGCGGGCGGCGTGGTGATGGCGGACGAACAGATGCTGGATTCCGCCAAACGCGAGGCGGAAGAGGAGCTGGGGATTGCCGGGGTGCCTTTTGCCGAGCATGGACAGTTCTACTTTGAGGATGAAAACTGCCGGGTCTGGGGCGGGTTGTTTAGCTGCGTATCTCACGGCCCCTTTGCACTGCAGGAAGAGGAGGTCAGCGAGGTATGCTGGATGTCGCCGGAGGAGATTACCGCCCGCTGCGACGAATTTACCCCTGACTCCCTGAAGGCGCTGGCGCTGTGGATGAGCCGCAATGCCGGTAATGAGTCGCGCAAAGAGCGTGACGACAAGCCGGTGAAAGCGGAAAAGGAAAAGAGCCCGGAACCAGCCTCAGACCAGAAACCGGACAGCGAACAACCGGCGGAATAA